From Brassica oleracea var. oleracea cultivar TO1000 chromosome C3, BOL, whole genome shotgun sequence, a single genomic window includes:
- the LOC106330855 gene encoding uncharacterized protein LOC106330855, which translates to MSTEIVSSFGTTRFSFQGRNARSLIRKIEIFLVLFESLTESGWGSTPSSSSSTALLCLKELYLLLYRSSSTTALWLILQTQSTISTKRSRLSSTSSPSTISASARTSESQSRRSRLEHVQKKRENDSTGRISFSCVVILLSRKINCRLLLRAREYHHHSLLLDIKVHGLELQARCLWLTLLRGVDHRTRQRNVNVRSEIDHEHEANANHQVPVKDEWPSIEKPLPPITASVSVAPPAESEVCGGTADLQSERVDQHLRDRLENIHIAESGPSEDLGVDHVHPGLVGNVQEEDSVVSSESNDNQYTYETQSHPVEHHKDEDEVSSGSADFQELTVERHDQEASHEEDRPAVVIPKHLLIHTEECSQLSFGGFGSRPLSNNAEETPDEAPHKEHSDARNAEFYGDERLGSNTVDGSMGHAPAAGNYDDSLESRREVLKQENPETVQENQYTYAHSEPEYAKQQQLNTAYDASQTNAQNQMQNLASLSNVDGISTLRSQQFIGTNSTKREGA; encoded by the exons ATGTCCACAGAGATCGTCTCTTCCTTCGGCACCACACGATTCTCCTTTCAAGGAAGAAACGCTCGTTCCCTGATTCGCAAGATCGAGATCTTCCTCGTGTTATTCGAATCCCTAACGGAATCGGGCTGGGGCTCGACCCCTTCCTCATCATCCTCGACTGCGTTGCTGTGCCTCAAGGAGCTCTACCTCCTCCTCTACAGATCCTCCTCGACTACTGCGCTCTGGCTAATCCTCCAAACTCAATCCACGATCTCAACCAAGAGATCTCGACTCTCCTCGACGTCTTCCCCGTCAACGATCTCAGCCTCAGCGAGGACGTCAGAGAGCCAATCGAGGAGATCGAGATT GGAACATGTACAAAAAAAAAGAGAGAATGATTCTACTGGTAGAATCTCATTTAGCTGCGTAGTGATTCTGTTGTCACGGAAAATAAATTGCCGCCTGCTGCTTCGAGCGAGGGAATATCATCATCACAGCCTGCTTCTGGACATCAAAGTCCATGGTTTGGAGCTCCAGGCCAGATGTCTATGGCTGACATTGTTAAGAGGGGTAGACCACAGAACAAGACAACGAAATGTCAATGTGCGTTCTGAGATTGATCACGAGCATGAAGCTAATGCAAATCATCAAGTCCCTGTTAAAGATGAATGGCCCTCGATTGAGAAGCCACTGCCTCCTATCACAGCTTCTGTGTCAGTAGCACCACCAGCAGAGTCAGAGGTATGCGGTGGTACAGCTGATTTGCAATCTGAGAGAGTAGATCAACATCTGAGGGACCGGTTAGAAAATATTCATATAGCAGAAAGTGGCCCTTCTGAAGATCTTGGAGTCGATCATGTGCATCCTGGCTTGGTTGGAAATGTCCAAGAAGAGGACTCAGTAGTTTCTTCTGAATCTAATGATAATCAGTACACTTATGAGACGCAGAGCCATCCTGTGGAGCACCACAAAG ATGAAGATGAGGTTTCATCTGGTTCAGCAGACTTTCAAGAACTAACCGTAGAAAGACATGATCAAGAAGCCTCGCATGAAGAGGATAGACCTGCTGTTGTTATTCCCAAACATTTGCTAATACATACAGAAGAGTGCTCGCAATTGAGTTTTGGAGGTTTTGGATCAAGGCCTTTGAGCAACAATGCAGAAGAGACTCCTGATGAAGCTCCACATAAGGAACATTCAGATGCTAG AAATGCTGAATTCTATGGAGATGAACGTCTTGGAAGCAATACAGTTGACGGAAGTATGGGCCACGCACCTGCAGCTGGAAATTATGACGATTCTTTGGAATCTAGGCGAGAGGTTCTGAAGCAAGAAAACCCTGAGACTGTTCAAGAGAACCAGTACACATATGCACACTCCGAACCAGAGTATGCTAAGCAGCAGCAACTGAATACTGCATATGATGCGTCACAGACTAATGCTCAGAATCAGATGCAGAATCTTGCTTCGTTATCAAATGTTGATG GGATATCCACACTCAGATCCCAACAGTTTATTGGCACAAACAGCACAAAACGCGAGGGAGCTTGA
- the LOC106329351 gene encoding peptidyl-prolyl cis-trans isomerase FKBP10-like, with protein METIPRVIFSQPIGYKIEELRKGNPEGKKAFSGARVSILYTGSLQETGTIFADFTGTPVELILGSGEILHAVEVGVAGIVGVADMLVGDRRKITVPPRMGYDKRGYGELVPPNACLIFEVELVDAWDEIPLWEPIDTAPRPKNGFTFEVLVNGLPDSKIAVSGRQVRIRYTGSLLKTGDVFDNKFSIKPRKYLVLVQCVWDSVLAFMGCMLVRKGRSRFLPYTGMATWVRLQSFLLMLGLFIKWNLLMLNRLVMLTFRLRPD; from the exons ATGGAAACCATTCCGAGAGTGATATTCAGCCAACCCATTGGTTACAAGATTGAAGAGTTGCGCAAGGGTAATCCTGAAGGGAAGAAAGCGTTTTCTGGAGCACGGGTTAGTATCCTCTACACTGGGAGTCTTCAGGAGACAGGGACTATCTTTGCTGACTTCACAGGAACACCTGTCGAGCTGATTCTCG GTTCTGGAGAAATTCTTCATGCAGTCGAAGTTGGTGTTGCTGGAATTGTTGGTGTTGCAGACATGCTTGTTGGTGACAGAAGAAAGATCACTGTTCCTCCACGTATGGG GTATGACAAGCGCGGTTACGGTGAACTGGTTCCTCCAAATGCTTGTCTGATTTTTGAAGTGGAACTGGTCGATGCTTG GGATGAAATCCCCTTGTGGGAACCCATTGATACAGCGCCAAGACCCAAGAATGGGTTCACCTTTGAAGTGTTGGTTAACGGTTTACCGGACAGCAAGATTGCTGTTTCAGGACGACAGGTTCGTATTCGCTACACTGGAAGTCTTCTGAAGACTGGGGACGTTTTTGATAACAAATTCAGCATAAAGCCAAGAAAGTACCTT GTTCTCGTACAATGTGTATGGGATTCAGTTTTGGCATTCATG GGATGCATGTTGGTGAGAAAAGGACGATCACGGTTCCTCCCATATACGG GTATGGCCACTTGGGTAAGGCTACAGTCATTCCTCCTCATGCTTGGCTTGTTTATAAAGTGGAACTTGTTGATGCTGAATCGGTTGGTGATGTTAACTTTTAG ATTGCGTCCGGACTAA